One Clavibacter zhangzhiyongii genomic region harbors:
- a CDS encoding MarR family winged helix-turn-helix transcriptional regulator: protein MSGSPRWLEPDQQRAWRTVIVALNHVSERIERELLRDAGMPHAYYMILVRLSEAESGALPMSVLARALQASASRTSHAVTRLEQLGWVRRTRSPRDGRSLLAELTDEGRATLEAAAPGHAEEVLRTVFDPLTDEQTSQLEAIARDILADMSPSSLDHGRGSADGDDLAIPSAPEPAPGRADGSAA, encoded by the coding sequence ATGAGCGGATCCCCCCGGTGGCTCGAGCCGGATCAGCAGCGCGCCTGGCGGACGGTCATCGTCGCGCTGAACCACGTGAGCGAGCGGATCGAGCGCGAGCTCCTGCGCGACGCGGGGATGCCCCACGCGTACTACATGATCCTCGTCCGCCTGTCGGAGGCGGAGTCCGGCGCGCTCCCCATGAGCGTGCTCGCGCGCGCCCTCCAGGCGTCGGCGAGCCGCACCTCGCACGCCGTCACCCGGCTCGAGCAGCTGGGGTGGGTGCGCCGCACCAGGTCCCCCCGCGACGGGAGGAGCCTGCTCGCCGAGCTCACCGACGAGGGCCGCGCGACCCTGGAGGCGGCGGCCCCCGGACATGCGGAGGAGGTCCTCCGCACGGTGTTCGACCCGCTCACCGACGAGCAGACCTCCCAGCTCGAGGCCATCGCCCGGGATATCCTCGCCGACATGAGCCCCTCCTCCCTCGACCACGGCCGGGGGAGCGCCGACGGCGACGACCTGGCCATCCCCTCCGCCCCCGAGCCCGCCCCGGGCCGCGCGGACGGCTCCGCCGCGTGA
- a CDS encoding DUF6993 domain-containing protein codes for MIRATRALAAPALLGALLLSACTQAPAPTEPTPSAVAPSPDAEPTPSAAPTVDPAGTAEANLPAFEATAAAVVAGDPNAQGRALVDALVAAGYPKDRMEVTADRTPLGNSVDSILVSVHLTDACLIGQRAQDGFTAHVEPALASGRCLVGQTRTIDW; via the coding sequence GTGATCCGCGCCACCCGCGCCCTCGCGGCGCCCGCCCTCCTCGGCGCGCTCCTCCTGTCCGCGTGCACGCAGGCGCCCGCGCCCACCGAGCCGACGCCCTCCGCGGTGGCCCCCAGCCCCGACGCGGAGCCCACGCCCTCGGCCGCGCCCACCGTCGATCCCGCCGGCACGGCCGAGGCGAACCTGCCCGCGTTCGAGGCGACGGCCGCGGCGGTGGTCGCCGGCGACCCGAACGCCCAGGGCCGCGCCCTCGTCGACGCCCTCGTCGCGGCCGGCTACCCCAAGGACCGCATGGAGGTCACGGCCGACCGCACGCCCCTCGGCAACTCGGTCGACTCGATCCTCGTGTCGGTGCACCTGACGGACGCGTGCCTCATCGGGCAGCGCGCGCAGGACGGCTTCACCGCCCACGTGGAGCCGGCCCTCGCGTCGGGCCGCTGCCTCGTCGGGCAGACCCGCACCATCGACTGGTGA
- the ettA gene encoding energy-dependent translational throttle protein EttA: MAEYIYSMVRARKAVGDKLILDDVTMSFIPGAKIGVVGPNGAGKSTILKIMAGLDTPSNGEAKLSPGYSVGILMQEPELDESKTVLENVQEGVGPIKAQIDRFNEISAAMAEPDADFDTLLAEMGTLQEAIDAADAWDLDSQLEQAMDALRTPPGDASVANLSGGEKRRVALCKLLLQKPDLLLLDEPTNHLDAESVLWLEQHLSKYPGAVLAVTHDRYFLDHVAEWIAEVDRGRLYPYEGNYSTYLEKKQERLSVQGKKDAKLSKRLAEELDWVRSNAKGRQAKSKARLARYEEMVTEAERTRKLDFEEIQIPVGPRLGSQVIDASKLHKQFGERVLIDDLSFTLPRNGIVGVIGPNGVGKTTLFKTIVGFEPLDSGDLRIGDTVDISYVDQSRGGIDPEKSLFEVVSDGQDYIQVGKQEVPARAYVSTFGFKGPDQQKKAGILSGGERNRLNLALTLKQGGNLLLLDEPTNDLDVETLGSLENALLEFPGCAVVITHDRWFLDRIATHILSYEGTEEDPANWYWFEGNFQAYEENKVERLGPDAAKPHRSAYRKLTRD, encoded by the coding sequence ATGGCTGAATACATCTACTCGATGGTCCGCGCCCGGAAGGCGGTCGGCGACAAGCTGATCCTCGACGACGTCACCATGTCGTTCATCCCCGGCGCCAAGATCGGCGTCGTCGGACCGAACGGCGCGGGGAAGTCCACGATCCTCAAGATCATGGCGGGCCTCGACACGCCCAGCAACGGCGAGGCTAAGCTCTCGCCCGGCTACTCGGTCGGCATCCTCATGCAGGAGCCCGAGCTCGACGAGTCGAAGACCGTCCTCGAGAACGTCCAGGAGGGCGTCGGCCCGATCAAGGCGCAGATCGACCGCTTCAACGAGATCTCGGCGGCCATGGCCGAGCCCGACGCCGACTTCGACACGCTGCTCGCCGAGATGGGCACGCTGCAGGAGGCCATCGACGCCGCCGACGCGTGGGACCTCGACTCGCAGCTCGAGCAGGCGATGGACGCGCTCCGCACCCCGCCGGGAGACGCCTCGGTCGCCAACCTCTCCGGCGGCGAGAAGCGCCGCGTCGCGCTCTGCAAGCTGCTGCTCCAGAAGCCCGACCTGCTGCTCCTCGACGAGCCCACCAACCACCTCGACGCCGAGAGCGTGCTCTGGCTCGAGCAGCACCTCTCCAAGTACCCGGGCGCCGTCCTCGCCGTGACCCACGACCGGTACTTCCTCGACCACGTGGCCGAGTGGATCGCCGAGGTCGACCGCGGGCGCCTCTACCCGTACGAGGGCAACTACTCGACCTACCTCGAGAAGAAGCAGGAGCGCCTCAGCGTCCAGGGCAAGAAGGACGCGAAGCTCTCCAAGCGCCTCGCGGAGGAGCTCGACTGGGTCCGGAGCAACGCCAAGGGCCGTCAGGCCAAGTCGAAGGCGCGCCTCGCGCGCTACGAGGAGATGGTGACCGAGGCGGAGCGCACGAGGAAGCTGGACTTCGAGGAGATCCAGATCCCCGTCGGCCCGCGCCTCGGCTCGCAGGTCATCGATGCGTCGAAGCTGCACAAGCAGTTCGGCGAGCGCGTCCTCATCGACGACCTCTCGTTCACGCTGCCCCGCAACGGCATCGTCGGCGTCATCGGCCCGAACGGCGTCGGCAAGACCACGCTGTTCAAGACCATCGTCGGGTTCGAGCCGCTCGACAGCGGGGACCTGCGGATCGGCGACACGGTCGACATCTCCTACGTCGACCAGAGCCGCGGCGGCATCGACCCCGAGAAGTCTTTGTTCGAGGTCGTCTCCGACGGGCAGGACTACATCCAGGTCGGGAAGCAGGAGGTGCCCGCGCGCGCCTACGTCTCCACCTTCGGGTTCAAGGGACCGGACCAGCAGAAGAAGGCCGGCATCCTCTCCGGTGGAGAGCGCAACCGCCTCAACCTCGCGCTGACGCTCAAGCAGGGCGGCAACCTGCTGCTCCTCGACGAGCCCACCAACGACCTGGACGTCGAGACGCTCGGCAGCCTGGAGAACGCGCTCCTCGAGTTCCCCGGTTGCGCCGTGGTCATCACCCACGACCGGTGGTTCCTCGACCGGATCGCGACCCACATCCTGTCGTACGAGGGCACGGAGGAGGACCCGGCCAACTGGTACTGGTTCGAGGGGAACTTCCAGGCGTACGAGGAGAACAAGGTCGAGCGACTCGGCCCGGACGCGGCGAAGCCGCACCGCTCCGCGTACCGCAAGCTCACGCGCGACTGA
- a CDS encoding acyl-CoA thioesterase: protein MTRVHVPVHLRWADLDAYDHVNNVEVLRLLEEARVRAFWRWDADGDGVDPGMALIDASAGAATMTMIARQEVEYLRPISYGRRPLDVQVWLGRLGGSSLEACYELRSPAGVEPSELYARASTTIVLVDSARGRPRRITDDERAAWADYVEEPVAFSRRG, encoded by the coding sequence ATGACCCGGGTCCACGTCCCCGTCCACCTCCGGTGGGCCGACCTCGACGCCTACGACCACGTCAACAACGTGGAGGTGCTGCGTCTCCTCGAGGAGGCGCGCGTCCGCGCGTTCTGGCGCTGGGACGCCGACGGCGACGGCGTGGATCCGGGCATGGCGCTCATCGACGCCTCCGCGGGCGCGGCCACGATGACGATGATCGCGCGGCAGGAGGTCGAGTACCTCCGGCCGATCTCGTACGGGCGTCGGCCGCTCGACGTGCAGGTGTGGCTCGGGCGCCTCGGCGGATCGAGCCTCGAGGCCTGCTATGAGCTCCGCTCACCCGCGGGCGTCGAGCCGTCGGAGCTGTACGCGCGCGCGTCGACGACCATCGTGCTGGTGGACTCCGCGAGGGGCCGCCCGCGTCGGATCACCGACGACGAGCGCGCCGCGTGGGCGGACTACGTCGAGGAGCCCGTGGCGTTCAGCCGCCGCGGCTGA